The genomic stretch CTAGCGTCCTGACATTGACATGGTAGAAACATAATTGACCCACCAAATATTTACAGTCATAAATCAAAAACGATGTATTTGCAAACGCTGAGCTCATTCATAAAGTTATGTTCAAGGACAATATCATCATACCTTATATATTAGAGCCTTGGAGGCACTTTGTggcaacaaaataaaacagactATTAAAATGCTAATTATTAAGAAATAAGGAGAAAGAAATCATATGGATATAAGTTGTTACCTTCTCAATTTGTCCATCCCATCTGTGTAAGTAATTTTAGGGGCAGGCATAGATGTGTTCAACTCTATAGAGACAATGTCATCTGTTGCTTTGTGGAGGACTACATCCATTTGTTCCAGTTGCAATTGCATGGGTAACTCATATGTGAGAGGCAGAAAAATCATTTCCTGCTGAGACGGATAAAATGGAAATGCGCCCCTCTGCCAAATGGAACATATACGCTTCACTTAGTATGGTCGGACAAAGTGATCTGCAGAAAAAAATAACAGTAACAACCCAACATGTAACTGTTTTCCTCTGTAATTACCAACTAACACTAGTGATCTATAACACTTCATCATTCTTCATCTAACTACTAGTCCACTATACTAAAATTCATGAGATACCTCGCTGTACTGAAGTAGCGATAGATTTATTTAACCTTCTAGATTTAACAACAGATTAGCAATATGATTGACAAACATCAGGAAGACAGGAACACAATTGACGACAAATATGAGAAAAACCAAGGAACTTTAGTTGTTTTTTTTGGTAAACTAAATGGAACTTTTGTATCTCAAAGTAAATGAGCGTCATTTTTTTAAGGGGAAGGAAATAAAACAAAACTAcatatttttcatgataaaagGTAAGTAGTATAGATAAAGGATAATTATTCATACTCCAACACTATGTTACTCAAGTGTTGCATGCGAGTATGCGACATGGTATACAATTACTTTGTGGGAAAAAGTTGTGTTTTGCCTCGAATGAAGTTTTGTTTTGTGTCTGATGGTACAATTGCCAAACATGTGATACGCTGCCAAAGTGAGGTGTCGAATTAACAAAGCTCTCGCATAAGTATGTTTTTGCTTACCTTTGCAAAATCTCGTTGGCGAGAAGGCTTCATATTGTAACCAACTATGATGAAATCTTTTCCGGCTGCCTGTTCATCAAGTCTTCACCAATTATACTATttcatcaaataataaataaatatacagAGTATAAATTTCCAACAGATCGCATGCTGCATGAATGAGTTGTTAACAAATTTGGATCACAAGTTCACAACAAAATACCCTTTCACAACTAAAAAATGATCCAATGGTTGTGATTGGACAAAAGCTAATGTCATGTTCTCTTACAAGAGAGTGATCAACATAAGAATTGAAACACTTCCTTCACCATCCATCAATTACACTGAAAATCAATCATTTAAATAAGCAACCGAGTCGACAAATAAAGGTAGTCATAGCTATTTGTACAGTAAGCATGAACACAACCAGCTAAATCACAATCATCAATTGAACTAATCAATACCTATTTGTGTTGACGTGCCTCTTTGTTTTCCAATTCCGAAGACTTATTCTTGTTGGTTTAAATTAAACGGATATAACAAAATGACTCACTAAAGTAGTCGCACTTCTTTATTATTGTGAAGTTGTAATTTGATGCAATTACACAATTTTCATTATACGCTTCTGTTTGTCACTTTGTTGTCATCTTTCCTACTTTGAAAGCTCTAAAGCTGTAACATTGAGGTGGGGCTGAAACACGTACGACCTGTAGTAAATCCTCTACAAACTTTTAAAGAGCCCTTATGTTTTATCAACAGAACGATAAACAGGATCTTTAGTTCTAAAAAATACAACCAATGACCAAACACCTGCATAGGACATGAGGTGATATCCTCGTGGAAACAACACAGACTAAATCTCATTGGCCAAATGTCAATACATGAATAAAAAATATTATATCCATCCCAAATTCATTGTCTCGTCTGAATATGTGTAACTGTTGCAATGTAAAATATTTCTCAGTCAATATTGTTTGACCACCTCAGCAACGGAAACAATATAGATGGGATGCAGAGAGTAATTCCCAAACCTTTTTATTATGGCAGCAGATATCCAAAGGTAACTGTTCCAATTTCTTGATATGTCTGATACTTGGATGCAGGTTTGTGTCTTCAATAAATTCACCATCTGGTGGAAATTTTCAAACATTATAAGCACCTGAAGAAAACTTATCAGGTGATAAAGGCTACACAAATAGATGTATTAGGTATGAACATTAATTGGATGAAAAACAAAAGAAGTATTCAATGACACCGTGACTCCTGAATCCCTTATACTGATATCTATCACACTTCTGCCACACAAAAAAATCAACAATGATTGATTGGTTAGAACCCATTTCTGCAGCATCTAAAGTGGAAATATACCGCCTATAATAAAGATAAACGTAATAATAGCGAAGGTGCAGATAACACAAGTATTTTGCATTGGTCTCCCTAACATAACACGCTACAGGGGAAACAAAACCTTATGTTCAAAATATGTAAAACAAATTTAGAGCTTAAGCTTATGCATTCTATTTATGTAATCATGCCTCCAATCTAACACCAATAGTACTCCAAACAAATTATCTTTTGTTCTTCTCTCGTCCAATTCTTCATTTTCGCATAAAATAATTCCTTGTCATGGGTGATTTTCCAGTACACTAGTTACAATTAACGAATTTACTGTTTAGTAGAGCATACATACCAAGTACACTTAGTGAAAATCCACAATCAGAAAGCTTAAGACACAAGTCCTTCTTATGACCAGAAACGACATATAAAGTATGCACTCCAGTACCACTCCAAGCTAAAGCAACCTCATCCTTCAAAAGTTCAATTGTAGACTCGCTGGAGTGGAAACAATCAAACCCATATTCTTTCGAAATCATTTCTTGAAGATTGACCTGCATAGCATAGCATCATAAACGTAAGGTAGGCTATTTATTAGCAAGACTCGCCAGCAGCGGCTGCTGAGTCATCCCCTTCCGGAAGGTCGTCCCAAAGGTTGCAGCATACGGGAGTTGTAAGCAACTATTTCATTATGGCTTGACTGATTAAGGTGGCTTTCAATACAAATAAACAAATAGACCTCTAGAAACTGTAAAGGCAAGAGATTCATGTACTCCGACACTTCAGTTAACTGCCGTGTCGCGTGTCAACATGTGTCGGTGTCCGAcgacacttcaatttagaccacaaaaTAGGAAAATTCACCCAAAATAGCCGTGTCGGAGAGTCGGAATAACACAGGTCCACACCATTGTAAATATAGAAAACATGGGTTCTTGGGTATCAACCCTGCATACTACTCGTCTACTTATTTCTTTAGCGGTGACCCCTAAACTGAGCGAGATGGAGTTAAGAAATAAACCTTGCTACTCGCTATCATTTGATAGACCAAGGTATTCCACATCATAGTATCTTAGAATGACCTAATGTTTTTTGTTATAAAATACTCGTAGTTCAAAAGACAAACGAACCTCATCACTGGAAAGGTCCTTTCCAAAATGAATTCCCTGCAACAATGAAAAAGCAAACAagtaaaaatcaccaaaaaaaaaaacactcaaGTGTTTCCGGGGCAACATAAAGACGGTAAGAACATTGACTAATCTGTATCTATAACACCACAGCTGTAGACATCAAAGTTACTACATGCACATTAGAATTAGAATCAACAATATTTGCGTATGTCGCTAGCTTATCTGGTAAAGTTATTGAGGAGTGATGCTCATGACCCGGGTACAAACCCCGTGAACATGAAAACTGTCATCGTAACTCCATTTACATAAATAAAAAACAACCCATACTAATCTGGCTGCAGAATATCAATTAAAAGAAACATGCAATATAAGGTGTACCAATTTGAGGAGTTATATAGACATGCATTAAATTAAAATAGGAGATAAAATGGAAAGAGACCTTGCGAAGGTTGGAAAAATGGAGGGCACGAAAGACGAAATGAGCAGCAGGAGAAAGAGTGGATCCTCCATTGACATTGACATGGAACAGAACTGAAGAGTCCAAGATCACTCCTTCAATTAAACCCATACCTAAAGTTGTTTGATTTTTAACAgggaaattaaattaaatagaggAAAAATGCAACGgtattgctctttcacatacgacTTTTACttattcacatacattttttcataaGTTTTCCACACACTACCATTTCCCTAAAACAAATAGTAATTTTCTCAATTTTCTTTCTCCTAGAACCTAATCAAATTATACAATTATGAATTTTAATTCTCATATTGAACCAGAAATTACTTTATTTTATCATCAAATTGCAGGAATTTTTGGTGAATGAAGTTAATATAATCAATTCTCTTTAGTTAGGGTTTAAAATTTCAATTAAAGTAAAACTAAAGTTGCAAGTGAAATCGGGGAAGTGGAAGAAAATTGTTTGGCTACAACACCAGCTATATACATTCATAGACTTCTTCAATACAACACCAGCTATATATACATTTGTAAACCTTACTCCATAACTTTCATGAAAGCAAATCAGAATTTAATTAACGGTGCATTAGGATCTTTCAATCACTGTTTTATGACAAACAGTTTTTTGCATCTGCAAAATTTACCCAGAAATGAGTAATGCATTTAATTGCCTTGCTCTCTTCATTTGTGAAATTGCCCAATTGTTGGTTAAATATGGGTCGTAGTGGTCTGCGGCTGGTTTGGTGGAGGAGGTTTGGTATGGTGGAATAAGCAGTGGTAGGTTTTTTTATGGGACGAAACAAAGAAAAGGAGAAATGATTGAAAAATGAGAGGGGCAAAATTGGAAAATGCGTATGCGAaagagtaaaatgcgtatgtgaaaaagcaacaCAAATGCAATTAGGGGAAAGAACTCAGCCAAGCAAAGTGTGATGATCCGTACACTTCGAATCCTTAGATTTATTGATGCctatgtaatttcattttccttgtatatttttagtaaatatTTTTCTAGTTTAGCATAGTTAGCATAGCTTTTCTTTCCACAAATAGatatatcgctattctacactagTTTTGTAATTTCAATGTCTCCTACTACCAGGAtctaaatatcaaatttccctctttagggagtactagtgaatgaaaatctgctTCCTACCTTGTACCTTCGTGTTGATtattgttgctttgttgtgaacgactctttgccTTCACTTTCTAACAacccgtgtttgtgggatcgacactaggatcccgactcacacatccgagaccgattacgaatgcctagtgcttgacaaacactagtgtTTGACGCTCTCGTTGCAATCCTGTCGAGTGTTGCTGAGACctgagtatcgtgctagtgagcgatccttcactagtacgaagatccttgtcgcttgcatcttgccttgagccgggcaagggtgcgcgccacgatccggcaaaagtaccggaccgtgacatttagtatcagagcccggtcttcggacgggttTCTGCACGCCGCGTTTGTTTATcaagatcgagaaaatgggcgaaacaattGAAGAtcgagtggatgccttagaggaatcaatcgacgtcaagcttcccaaactcgagggcgtcgttatgcggatggccgcgagcctcgaggagttgcagaAGACGGTTTGTGAACTTGAAACGAAGGTGGACGGGATGAACacccgcatccaagcgatcagtgATGCGATCCCCGATAATCgagaggaagagatcaatcatctccaccgaaaggtcgagatgttagagaatacttgcgccacgctcgtgaaagcggtggccaatgacgggaaatctgtagggggccataaggtgaaggcacctccacctcgtacctacgatggggcgagggattcgaaagcggtcgataactttatcttcgatatggagcaatacttccgagtaagtggcctcgacgaagacgcggaagttgtcacggcaagcatatatctagtcgacgatgccaagatgtggtggagggctaggtacaaggaaatcgatgtgggcacgattacggtgacatcgtgggccgacttcaagaggatcttgaaggatcacttctaccccgagaacacggagtttgttgctcggaagaagttgaaggaaatcaagtACACCAAATCAATTCgagaatatgtgagggaattctcagcgtgcatgctcgagattaccgaaatgtccgagacggacaggacattcgaattcattgacgggttgaagaggtgggcacaacaggaggtcatgaggcagaatcccaaaactctgtcttcggccatatcggTCGCGGAGTGCCTGCTCGACTTTCACGgagagcgagaggcaccaagagttgtggcACCAATGGGGAATACTGGTGCGTCACTgagtgggtacaatggacaaaggccacaaaataGCGCAatttcagttgggaacagtcggttccgctcgCAAGGAAGTCAAGCTCAATCGGCgacaatggacaaaggccacaaaataGCGCCATTTCAGTTAGCGCCCACCTGTcacgaaaaaaaattaaaataaaaaaatgggGCCCATTCAATCGGTTATTTTTGCGCGTTTTGACCAGAAAATACACTAAAGAGACCTTGCTAAGGTGGTAAAAATAGAGAGCACGAAGGCGGAATGAGACATGATGAACGGATGAGGCACGAGAGAGACATGATGGATGGGTCAAGCTTGACCCGCTATTTTTCGCGGTGGATATGCACTTAATAAAGAAGCTCTCAGACTCtcttaaaagaaataaaaagaaaagctCTCGACAGACTCGCTAAATCCatctatctatatctatctatatctatatctatctatctatctatctatatatataaaaGTATAATAGAGAAACCACTACACATCAGCCTGTACACGTGTCGTCTTCTCATTAAAAGTTTTCCCGCTCAATTAAGTGCCTCTAACCCTAAATTAGGGCTAAACCGCGATTTTGTTTAGCCACCACCTACTGCTCTCTCATCCTCCTCTGACCTCTAATTTTAATTTACATCCCTGCCTCCACATTTTATCCTTCGTCTATTCCCTCTCTAATCTACTCTTCACTCTTTTTTTTGTCCCTTTGATCTTTCATCAATCACTCTTCAAACACAAATCGCTAGCACTAATCCAAGTGAAGATTCTCAAAATTGAGGACGAATCTAATGGTGGTAAGATGGAGTTTCATCTTCATTGCATTATTTACCTTTGTATTGTTTCACCTTTTTACCTATTTTTGCATGATTATTGTATGATAGGATTGGATTTTGATATAGAAAATCTCATTGGTTTACTATTATTTTCACTGATTTATGCTTTCCGTGTTCGCTTAATTTTATGCAGAATGCGACTCGAGAGAGCGAATCATGGAAGGCTCGAGTTTCAAGTTCATCTTCATCCGGTATGCTTAATTGTTCATTTCAGTTACCGGTTGAGATATGATATTTCTTAGTACTCTTCCTCATTTTTCCATTTCAATTAAGATATGTTTGATTTTAATTAACTTTGATCCCCATAAGAGTAAACGGATATTGCCAACAACCTTGAATACAATGTCTAATTGGTCTTGATACAATTTATATGTATCGTTACTCTTCTGATACAAGATGATGGATGCCTTATTATTTTTACCATAGGAATTGTTTTAATAAATGATTTTCCAAAAAATTGTCAATACATGCTCAATTTTTGCATTTGCTCCATATGATAAATCATAGAACCTaatataaatttatttttatttgaatACTAATGACTTCCTCCAGTTAGTCATGCCTATTCATGCATAAATTAGAACCTTGGTATATGCATTCATGATTTATCCTGCTAATGCGTTTTTTTATAACATAGATATGCTAACACAGTTTTTAATTACATTATTTGAGGATTTTGATTCTATGCTATGTCTACAATACAGGATAGGGCCATGCAAATAATTGCCATACACATATTTGTAAACACATTAACGATTTTTTTTATTAATGTGCATCGTGCACGGGTTTTATACTAAGGTTGCAGGTGATGTTACAAAACATGTACTACTTTTGTCTTAATCATTtgcttacctttgattaaaatacccttcaTAAAGAATACATaatataaataaatgaatgatGTTGAGGAAGTATGAATTCTTTGAGCATATTGGTCACGAGATTTACACAACAATTGAGTATTCCCACTAGAGAGAAAATTGATTCTAATGTTTAAGTAAACATTTACAAAGCCTTGACTTATTGACTTTACTCTAC from Silene latifolia isolate original U9 population chromosome 2, ASM4854445v1, whole genome shotgun sequence encodes the following:
- the LOC141642758 gene encoding inositol 1,3,4-trisphosphate 5/6-kinase 4 isoform X3, whose protein sequence is MGLIEGVILDSSVLFHVNVNGGSTLSPAAHFVFRALHFSNLRKGIHFGKDLSSDEVNLQEMISKEYGFDCFHSSESTIELLKDEVALAWSGTGVHTLYVVSGHKKDLCLKLSDCGFSLSVLDGEFIEDTNLHPSIRHIKKLEQLPLDICCHNKKAAGKDFIIVGYNMKPSRQRDFAKRGAFPFYPSQQEMIFLPLTYELPMQLQLEQMDVVLHKATDDIVSIELNTSMPAPKITYTDGMDKLRRTLEDHPDCCVIDPLNNIYPVMDRLRIQDVLLGLENLTTVGHSIIRGAHFLKVDSFDDLNLGERLVEAKLSLPSIVKPQVACGVSNAHSMEYVDHSSTLFKFYVLGEKVFHAVKKSTANSDVLMKVFQGNQLKPLVFDSLKSLPTAEKNEFKEEAIDLELVKDAASWLRRKLNLTIFGFDVVIQDGTGDHVIVDVNYLPSFKEIPDDEAIPAFWEAIKSKFRERREGKNS
- the LOC141642758 gene encoding inositol 1,3,4-trisphosphate 5/6-kinase 4 isoform X4, translating into MGLIEGVILDSSVLFHVNVNGGSTLSPAAHFVFRALHFSNLRKGIHFGKDLSSDEVNLQEMISKEYGFDCFHSSESTIELLKDEVALAWSGTGVHTLYVVSGHKKDLCLKLSDCGFSLSVLDGEFIEDTNLHPSIRHIKKLEQLPLDICCHNKKAAGKDFIIVGYNMKPSRQRDFAKEMIFLPLTYELPMQLQLEQMDVVLHKATDDIVSIELNTSMPAPKITYTDGMDKLRRTLEDHPDCCVIDPLNNIYPVMDRLRIQDVLLGLENLTTVGHSIIRGAHFLKVDSFDDLNLGERLVEAKLSLPSIVKPQVACGVSNAHSMEYVDHSSTLFKFYVLGEKVFHAVKKSTANSDVLMKVFQGNQLKPLVFDSLKSLPTAEKNEFKEEAIDLELVKDAASWLRRKLNLTIFGFDVVIQDGTGDHVIVDVNYLPSFKEIPDDEAIPAFWEAIKSKFRERREGKNS